The following DNA comes from Triticum aestivum cultivar Chinese Spring chromosome 3D, IWGSC CS RefSeq v2.1, whole genome shotgun sequence.
CTCTGTAATTGCAGCTCGAGCCCTTTCAGAACGAAGACACCAAGCTGACAAGCTAGGTAGAAAGAACTCCTGTGAGTCCCCTCCATCTCCGTCAATCTCGCTGATgtgcttttcttcttctcctcctcctccttcttcttcctttcctgtTGAATGGCGACATGAAGTTAGAGTCTTAGAGAAGGGGAACTAAACTACGTTGTCCTACTCATATCCTACCTACCTAGCTTGGATCGATGTCCATGGACGGCAAGACCCCTGATCTGCTGCCTCTGAGCGCGGCCAAGAAGAAGGTCCTCGATGATGTCCACGTCGCACTGGCCTGCGTATATGCGCTCCACAACGCCCTCGCCATCGTCTTCAGCACAGCAGTCGGCTACATAGCCGTCGACTACTTCGACGTGTCGTGCAGCCAGGTAACTACCTACCCCTCTCGCTCGCATGTCCCTTGACAGCTTCCCATTGCGCCAAGCTGATATATGGTGTTACTCTGCAGCTCTCCTCCATTCTGCCGTGCGTTGAGCTGACGGACGCGGAGTCCGCCTGGTTAGCCGCCCTCTCGATCGGGATTCTGTGCTGTGCCCCAACccaggcggccgcggcggcgctggCGCTGCTGCTCCCATGCCGCCGTCGCCGGGCCCGCCGCGTCCTCGCCTACCTCGCGCTCGCCGTCACCTTCCTCTTCCATTGCATGTACGCCGGCGCCGTCTGGATCTTCCTCGCCGCCGACCCAGGATACATCTTCGGCAAGATCTTTTTTACCGTGGTCATCTGCCTCATCCTGGTGTGCGACCTGACCTGCCTGTCTGACCTCCTTCGAGGTGATGGGTGGGGCAAGCAGTAGTGCACTAGTAGGTACGCAACCTACTAGCTAGTTCAGCTAGCAGCAAGCTGCAAGGGCTCATGTTCGTGGATCAGCTCGTGAGGTACTGATATTACTGATGAGAGCGTAGTTCTAGGAGTAATCTAGAGTATGCATTAATTCTGCTGTGACGGTTGATGGATCATGTTCGTGGATCAGCTCACCACGTCTGATGAGAGCGTGGAGTATGCATTAGTTCTGCTGTGACGATTCATGGAGTAGTGCCGTATTTGCGAATCTAGTAGCTGGTGTAGTGTTAATATCTAGATCGAGTCCATTTGGTCAATGCTTTGCTGGCTATATAATTAGACTGGATAGATTGTGGCTATGTTTGATGTATTCGACCTTAATTTTCTCTATATGTGATCGTCAGACATGAGTTATATGCTTATTTGGCACCAGTTTCGGTATAATGGATGTTGCTCCTTTtcaagaagaaaaaaaattgatgTTGCTGAAATTGCTGCTGCAGTGTATAATTCGAGCTTTTAGTTTCACAGTTTTCCCATCAGACAACTTCCAACTTTTCCACAATTCTCACCTCACAACAACTTTCTCACGACTCACATAAGATTTTTCAAAATCCACAGCTCAACCAAACACACTTGATGTCATGTTGAGGCTACAAATTCTtttcttatgactaatgtgagaTCTTTATTGCTCATGTAAAGGGTTATATATAGTCAGCTAACATAAGTTGCGAAATACAATCATGCGGCAGTTGCAACCAATAAATGGTGCGAGCCTCAGTCCGATCGTAGTTAACTAAGACATGACTAACCTATTCTAATATAGTCGCAAGTGCTAACTCGATATCCACTGAATCAAAGACACTATCTTCTAGTACAATCTGAAAAAGGAATTACCTTGGTTTCAGTCTGCAAGACAAATATGATGCATCCACATATGTTACTACACTCCTTGTGGTTAACTGACCGGGGAGTTTTTTCTTCTGAAACTCAGGGCAAAACCTGTGGCTTGTTTTCATTAATTAAGAAGGGGTTAAAGTTATGTATAAACACCACAAAGGCGATAGAAAGAACAAAACAACTACTCTCGAGAAATCACACTAGTTGAAACCTTTTTTTGATGAAATTACTTGTATTACCCACATAGAGAATTACATTGTCTAACAACCACATCAAGCAAAATTTCTATCATAAGTGTAAATGGCTTACAAGAATTTTACTACATCGTGTGAGAGTAATACAAGAAATTTGTTGCTCCATGAATAATTAAACGTCGCACTGCAttacaaaagaaaaaaactgaaagaaaaataaaccaaGCCGGAAGCCTGATTTTTTTCCTTTTCGGAGAGGCAGAGTTGTACTTCTTgtggaagcaaatatgtgcctcgcgagaagcaaatctgtgcctctcgcaaaagaaagaaaaaaaggtgtTTTTCCCTTTTACATGAGGCACAATTGTGCCTCTCATGAAAGCAAATATGTACCTGCACGAGAAGCAAATCTATGCTTCTCGAGGAAAAAACTGtggttttttttacttttccaTGAGGCATAGCTAAGCCTCTCACAGATACAAAATCGTACCTCCATAAGAAGCAAATCTTTATCTCTTTTGAAGAAAATAACACATTTTTTCTGTTTTCGAGAGGCATCTCTCGCAAAGCAAATCTGTGTCTCCACGAGAAACAAAATTGTGTCTCTCGTGGAGAAAAAacgtatttttttcctttttcgagaGACACAgatgtgcctctcgcagaagcaaactTGTACGTCCATGAAAAACAAATCTGTGCCTCTTGCAGAAAAAAGAACATATTTTCTGcataaaattttgattttttttgccagaACCTAGGGAAAAGCGGGGAAAAACGAGAAGCTGAAAATCCGAAAAA
Coding sequences within:
- the LOC123074798 gene encoding uncharacterized protein yields the protein MSMDGKTPDLLPLSAAKKKVLDDVHVALACVYALHNALAIVFSTAVGYIAVDYFDVSCSQLSSILPCVELTDAESAWLAALSIGILCCAPTQAAAAALALLLPCRRRRARRVLAYLALAVTFLFHCMYAGAVWIFLAADPGYIFGKIFFTVVICLILVCDLTCLSDLLRGDGWGKQ